The following are from one region of the Nicotiana tomentosiformis chromosome 7, ASM39032v3, whole genome shotgun sequence genome:
- the LOC104119887 gene encoding uncharacterized protein, translating into MRKQDTEGLNLAENAIVVVPEQATSSLYKAGFPKQTALTIRESYALLEKAASHQLCATTSRDNYKNIPCFNYHYLAFPELELRVSVPKAGSMKLFMLLDVWL; encoded by the exons ATGAGAAAACAAGACACTGAAGGGCTTAACCTTGCTGAAAATGCAATTGTTGTTGTCCCAGAGCAGGCAACATCATCTTTATACAAAGCAGGATTCCCAAAACAAACTGCTCTTACCATACGAGAATCTTATGCTCTTCTTGAAAAAG CTGCTAGCCATCAACTTTGTGCAACTACATCCCGCGATAATTACAA GAATATTCCGTGTTTCAATTACCACTACCTTGCATTTCCAGAGCTGGAGTTAAGAGTGTCTGTGCCCAAAGCAGGGTCGATGAAATTATTTATGCTgcttgatgtttggctataa